The following proteins are co-located in the Heliorestis convoluta genome:
- the argB gene encoding acetylglutamate kinase translates to MNSALEKAGILVEALPYIKKFAGKTVVIKYGGAAMLNDDLKEAVIKDVVLMKYVGINPVIVHGGGPEINSMLQRVGLQSTFIQGLRVTDEATMELVEMVLAGKVNKEIVARLQRQGGKAVGLCGKDGGLIKAKKRFEVVKNEAGERIPTDIGYVGDVVKINPDLIRGLIEQGYIPVIAPIGAGEGGEAYNINADTAAGEIAQALGADKLVLLTDVEGILRDRNDPDSLISSLQINQVEPLMEEGILSGGMIPKVRCCVQALQGGVGTTHIIDGRIPHSLLLEVFTDQGIGTMVVK, encoded by the coding sequence TTGAACAGTGCGCTCGAAAAAGCAGGGATTCTCGTAGAAGCCCTGCCTTACATAAAAAAGTTTGCAGGAAAGACTGTCGTAATCAAATACGGCGGTGCAGCCATGCTGAACGATGACCTCAAAGAAGCAGTAATCAAAGACGTTGTATTAATGAAATATGTTGGGATCAACCCTGTTATCGTTCATGGAGGCGGTCCTGAGATCAATAGCATGCTTCAGAGAGTCGGCTTGCAATCTACCTTTATCCAAGGGTTGCGCGTCACCGATGAAGCAACCATGGAACTGGTCGAAATGGTCTTAGCCGGCAAAGTGAACAAAGAAATTGTGGCGAGATTGCAACGGCAAGGTGGTAAAGCTGTCGGCTTGTGCGGGAAAGATGGAGGTTTAATCAAAGCGAAAAAACGCTTTGAAGTCGTAAAAAATGAAGCCGGCGAACGAATTCCTACCGATATCGGCTATGTGGGCGATGTCGTCAAAATCAATCCTGATCTCATTCGAGGTCTCATAGAACAAGGCTATATACCCGTTATTGCGCCCATTGGTGCTGGTGAAGGGGGAGAAGCCTATAACATCAATGCTGATACGGCAGCTGGAGAGATTGCCCAGGCCTTAGGCGCTGACAAGTTGGTGTTATTGACCGATGTAGAAGGCATTTTACGGGATCGAAACGATCCTGATAGCCTTATTTCCTCTTTGCAAATCAATCAAGTAGAGCCCTTGATGGAAGAAGGCATTCTCAGTGGAGGCATGATTCCAAAAGTTCGCTGCTGTGTACAAGCCTTGCAAGGCGGTGTAGGTACGACACATATAATCGATGGTCGAATCCCGCACTCACTGCTATTAGAAGTGTTTACCGATCAGGGTATCGGGACGATGGTTGTTAAGTAG
- a CDS encoding acetylornithine transaminase: MTNQEQVEQGRHYVMNTYGRLPIALVRGLGARVWDGDGKEYLDFLSGLAVNSVGHCHPKVVKAIQEQAAKLLHVSNLYWIEPQNKLAQMLVENSFADKVFFCNSGAEANEGAIKLARKYAKKRWGEEKYEIITMEHSFHGRTLAALTATGQPKYQEGFAPLPAGFRYAPFGDLEALQKVMGPQTCAIMIEPVQGEGGVNVAERSYWEGLAQLVKEKDVLLIVDEVQSGMGRTGKLFAYENYGLKPHIMTLAKALGGGTPIGALLASDEVADAFSPGDHASTFGGNPLVTAAALAVMEVLLQDGLVKHCQTMGAYFQEELKKLATRHSMIVEVRGLGLMLACQLNREGASIVSSCLQKGLIINCTAGNVLRFLPPLTIQSQDIDQAITILDEVLTEAGKG; this comes from the coding sequence ATGACCAATCAAGAGCAAGTCGAACAAGGTCGTCACTATGTTATGAACACCTACGGACGACTGCCCATTGCCCTGGTGCGTGGGCTAGGCGCTCGCGTGTGGGATGGAGACGGAAAAGAATACTTGGACTTTCTGTCAGGACTGGCTGTTAACTCTGTAGGACACTGCCATCCTAAGGTCGTAAAAGCCATTCAAGAACAAGCTGCCAAGCTACTGCATGTCTCCAACCTTTATTGGATTGAGCCACAGAATAAGCTGGCCCAAATGCTAGTAGAAAACTCTTTTGCTGACAAAGTTTTCTTCTGTAACTCCGGTGCAGAAGCAAACGAAGGCGCCATCAAACTGGCTCGCAAATATGCCAAAAAAAGATGGGGCGAAGAAAAATATGAAATCATCACCATGGAACATTCTTTTCATGGGAGAACCTTAGCAGCCCTAACCGCTACAGGACAGCCAAAATATCAGGAAGGCTTTGCACCCCTGCCTGCAGGCTTTCGCTATGCACCCTTTGGCGACTTAGAAGCCTTACAAAAAGTCATGGGGCCACAAACTTGCGCCATTATGATTGAGCCTGTGCAAGGCGAAGGTGGCGTTAACGTAGCAGAACGCTCCTATTGGGAAGGCCTAGCCCAACTCGTAAAAGAGAAAGATGTACTTCTCATTGTTGATGAAGTGCAAAGCGGTATGGGGAGAACTGGAAAGCTCTTTGCATACGAAAACTACGGACTAAAACCACATATTATGACCTTGGCTAAAGCGCTTGGAGGAGGCACTCCTATCGGCGCTTTACTAGCATCCGATGAAGTAGCAGACGCTTTTTCCCCCGGCGATCATGCTTCTACCTTCGGCGGTAACCCCTTGGTGACGGCAGCGGCATTGGCTGTCATGGAAGTGTTGCTACAAGATGGTCTAGTTAAGCACTGCCAGACCATGGGTGCTTATTTTCAAGAAGAATTAAAAAAGTTAGCAACTCGCCATTCTATGATTGTGGAAGTACGAGGTCTTGGCCTTATGCTAGCTTGCCAATTGAATCGAGAAGGTGCATCGATTGTCTCTTCTTGCTTGCAGAAAGGTCTAATTATCAACTGCACCGCTGGCAATGTTTTACGCTTTTTGCCACCCCTGACGATTCAAAGTCAGGATATAGACCAAGCCATAACGATTCTAGATGAAGTCTTAACAGAAGCAGGAAAAGGGTGA
- the argJ gene encoding bifunctional glutamate N-acetyltransferase/amino-acid acetyltransferase ArgJ, which produces MNPIVQEGNVTSPVGFQAAGVEAAIKKAGRLDMSLILSEKPCTAAAVYTTNKVQAAPLQVTKDHLSKGPVRAVVVNAGNANACTGQQGLDNARLMATTTAQALELQAEEVVVSSTGVIGQQMPMDRIQAGIEALAKALSKDGGYKAAQAIMTTDLVAKTGKVEIVVADQTITIGAMAKGSGMIHPNMATMLAFYTTDAKIAEPLLQKALQRATKLSYNMISVDGDTSTNDMALVLANGMANAPAIVEEGPLYDAFEEALIALSIHLAKAIARDGEGATKLVEMRVKGAATEEDAQKAARTVISSSLFKSAIFGADANWGRILCAIGYSGAQFDPGQVDIYLGTIQTASNGEALDFSEEEASKILAQKEIIITADLKNGCSEARAWGCDLTYDYVKINADYRT; this is translated from the coding sequence ATGAACCCGATTGTTCAAGAAGGAAATGTAACATCACCCGTGGGCTTTCAAGCAGCTGGTGTGGAAGCAGCTATCAAAAAAGCAGGCCGGCTCGATATGTCTTTAATACTCAGCGAGAAGCCTTGCACAGCTGCTGCTGTTTATACAACCAACAAAGTTCAGGCAGCCCCTTTGCAAGTAACAAAAGATCATCTTTCAAAGGGGCCTGTACGAGCCGTCGTCGTAAACGCTGGCAATGCCAACGCTTGTACAGGCCAGCAAGGATTAGATAATGCCCGATTGATGGCGACTACGACAGCCCAAGCTTTAGAATTACAAGCAGAAGAAGTGGTTGTGTCTTCTACCGGCGTTATTGGTCAACAGATGCCCATGGACCGCATTCAAGCAGGAATCGAAGCACTGGCCAAAGCTTTATCAAAAGATGGCGGATACAAAGCAGCACAGGCGATTATGACAACGGATCTGGTTGCAAAAACAGGTAAAGTAGAAATCGTTGTGGCTGATCAAACTATTACCATTGGGGCTATGGCCAAAGGCTCTGGTATGATTCACCCCAATATGGCTACCATGCTTGCTTTTTATACGACTGACGCAAAAATCGCGGAACCCTTGCTCCAAAAAGCATTGCAAAGAGCAACAAAGCTTTCCTATAATATGATTTCTGTAGACGGTGACACCTCTACCAACGACATGGCATTAGTACTGGCCAATGGCATGGCCAATGCACCTGCCATCGTAGAAGAAGGACCTTTGTATGATGCTTTTGAAGAAGCGCTCATTGCCTTATCCATTCATTTGGCCAAAGCGATTGCTCGAGATGGAGAAGGTGCTACCAAGTTGGTAGAAATGCGCGTCAAAGGTGCGGCCACAGAAGAAGATGCTCAAAAAGCAGCTCGCACCGTCATCAGCTCTAGCTTGTTCAAGTCAGCCATTTTTGGTGCTGATGCCAACTGGGGCCGTATCTTATGCGCCATAGGCTATTCAGGCGCCCAATTTGACCCTGGCCAGGTTGATATTTACCTTGGAACGATTCAGACAGCCAGCAATGGAGAAGCTCTTGACTTTTCAGAAGAAGAAGCATCGAAGATTCTTGCCCAGAAAGAAATCATCATCACAGCCGATCTAAAAAATGGTTGCTCCGAAGCACGGGCTTGGGGCTGTGATTTAACCTATGACTATGTAAAAATCAATGCTGACTACAGAACCTAA
- the carB gene encoding carbamoyl-phosphate synthase (glutamine-hydrolyzing) large subunit: MPKDQKLQKVLVIGSGPIIIGQAAEFDYAGTQACKALKEEGLEVVLVNSNPATIMTDANMADHVYIEPLDVPTLTRIIDQERPDGLLPTLGGQTGLNLAVALAEAGVLEKYNVRLLGTNLETIKKAEDRELFKKTMLEIGEPIPLSDIVSTLDQAVAFADKTGYPLIIRPAYTLGGTGGGIAHNETELRTICDLGLKKSMIGQVLLEQSVAGWKEIEYEVMRDGADNCITICNMENFDPVGVHTGDSIVVAPSQTLTDKEYQMLRSASLKIIRALKVEGGCNVQYALNPKSNQYIVIEVNPRVSRSSALASKATGYPIAKMAAKIAIGLTLDEIKNPVTQKTSACFEPALDYVVFKIPRWPFDKFVTADRRLTTQMKATGEVMSIDRTFEGALQKAVRSLEIGVYGLRYPGAATWTEMELEDKITGADDERLFAIAEAFRRDWTVREIHQNSQIDPWFLVKIKGLVDQEKELEQWPLSEETLRKAKVFGFSDYQIAKIAGQSTQKVRDLRKSYNIIPVYKMVDTCAAEFESHTPYYYSAYEAEDEVKETTGEKVIVLGSGPIRIGQGIEFDYCSVHAAWALKDKGLESIIINNNPETVSTDFDTSDKLFFEPLALEDVLNIVDKEKPKGVVVQFGGQTAINLAAGLHEHGVTILGTPLEGIDLAEDRKKFEQLLKSLQIPQSEGMTATKAEEAKKIAQELGFPVLVRPSYVIGGRAMEVVENVEDLESYMEKAVLISPKHPILIDKYIRGKEVEVDAISDGEETIIPGIMEHIERAGVHSGDSMAVYPHKTLTAEERDTIVDYTMRIAKALGVVGLLNIQYVVEKGKVYVLEVNPRASRTVPILSKVTAVPMVKVAIEVMLGKKLKELGFEAGLWPETSYKIVKAPVFSFEKLTDVDISLGPEMKSTGEVMGVDFDLSSALYKAMIGMGMKIPTGGTLLLSVAERDKEEAVYLARRYAELGFAIIATKQTAEALRNAGVAVSAVDIEGYAIQPLLDQIKDGAISLIINTPTRGKVAGRPGFRIRRQASEYRVPCLTSLDTAGAMLETIAMLKEGQGPQHFSMARYQNTNSAKWQEKVAKIMKS; encoded by the coding sequence TTGCCAAAAGATCAAAAATTACAAAAAGTCCTGGTCATTGGTTCTGGACCGATCATCATTGGTCAAGCTGCCGAGTTTGACTATGCTGGTACACAAGCCTGCAAGGCCTTAAAAGAAGAAGGGCTCGAAGTAGTTTTAGTAAACTCTAACCCTGCAACTATCATGACCGATGCCAACATGGCAGATCATGTATATATCGAGCCTTTAGATGTTCCTACCTTGACGCGTATCATCGATCAGGAGCGTCCTGATGGTTTATTGCCTACTTTAGGTGGTCAAACAGGTTTAAACTTAGCTGTCGCACTCGCAGAAGCAGGTGTTCTGGAGAAATATAACGTTCGCTTGCTTGGCACGAACTTAGAAACGATCAAAAAAGCAGAAGACCGAGAGCTTTTTAAGAAAACCATGTTAGAGATCGGCGAACCGATTCCGCTATCTGATATCGTCTCTACCCTCGATCAAGCTGTAGCTTTTGCTGACAAGACGGGTTATCCCCTGATCATTCGACCTGCCTATACGCTAGGAGGCACTGGTGGCGGCATCGCCCACAATGAAACAGAATTACGTACCATTTGCGATCTCGGTTTGAAAAAGTCCATGATAGGTCAGGTTCTTTTAGAGCAGAGTGTGGCAGGCTGGAAAGAGATTGAGTATGAAGTCATGCGAGACGGTGCCGACAACTGCATCACCATCTGTAACATGGAAAATTTTGATCCTGTAGGCGTACATACAGGTGACTCTATTGTTGTGGCCCCTTCCCAAACCTTAACAGACAAAGAATACCAAATGCTCCGCTCCGCTTCCTTAAAAATCATTCGTGCTTTGAAAGTAGAAGGCGGTTGTAACGTTCAATATGCCCTTAACCCCAAGAGCAACCAGTACATCGTTATCGAAGTGAACCCTCGCGTAAGTCGCTCATCAGCCCTAGCTTCGAAAGCAACAGGCTACCCCATTGCTAAAATGGCCGCCAAAATCGCCATTGGCCTTACCCTTGATGAGATCAAAAACCCTGTTACACAAAAAACAAGTGCTTGCTTCGAGCCAGCTTTAGATTATGTTGTCTTCAAAATTCCGAGATGGCCTTTTGACAAATTCGTTACGGCCGATCGACGCCTCACGACACAGATGAAAGCAACAGGCGAAGTCATGTCCATTGATCGCACCTTTGAAGGCGCCTTGCAAAAAGCAGTACGCTCTTTAGAAATTGGCGTCTATGGCCTGCGCTATCCCGGTGCAGCCACTTGGACAGAGATGGAATTGGAAGACAAGATCACAGGAGCTGATGATGAGCGACTTTTTGCCATTGCAGAAGCCTTCCGTCGTGATTGGACAGTTCGAGAAATCCATCAGAACTCCCAAATCGATCCCTGGTTTTTGGTAAAAATTAAAGGACTTGTCGATCAAGAAAAAGAGCTGGAACAGTGGCCTTTGTCAGAGGAGACCTTACGAAAAGCCAAAGTTTTCGGTTTTTCAGATTACCAAATTGCTAAAATCGCAGGCCAATCAACGCAAAAAGTACGGGATCTACGCAAATCTTATAACATTATTCCAGTCTATAAGATGGTAGACACTTGCGCTGCAGAATTTGAATCTCATACGCCCTACTATTACTCGGCTTATGAAGCAGAAGATGAAGTGAAAGAAACAACAGGCGAAAAAGTAATCGTTCTAGGATCGGGGCCCATTCGAATAGGACAGGGTATTGAATTTGACTATTGCTCCGTCCACGCGGCTTGGGCTTTAAAAGATAAAGGTCTTGAATCGATTATTATTAACAACAATCCCGAGACCGTTTCAACAGATTTTGATACATCAGACAAACTATTCTTCGAACCACTGGCCTTAGAAGATGTACTGAACATTGTAGATAAAGAAAAGCCCAAAGGCGTGGTCGTTCAGTTTGGTGGACAGACGGCGATTAACTTAGCAGCAGGATTGCATGAACATGGTGTTACGATTTTAGGTACACCTTTAGAAGGCATCGATCTCGCTGAAGATCGCAAAAAATTTGAACAATTGCTAAAAAGCCTGCAAATTCCGCAATCAGAAGGCATGACAGCTACGAAAGCAGAAGAAGCGAAAAAAATAGCCCAGGAATTGGGTTTCCCTGTTCTTGTACGTCCTAGCTATGTCATTGGCGGTCGAGCTATGGAAGTGGTAGAAAACGTAGAAGACCTTGAATCGTACATGGAAAAGGCTGTACTCATCAGTCCCAAACACCCCATCCTGATCGACAAATACATTCGAGGCAAAGAAGTGGAAGTCGATGCAATTAGCGATGGAGAAGAAACAATTATTCCTGGCATAATGGAACATATTGAGCGGGCCGGTGTCCATTCTGGTGATTCCATGGCTGTGTATCCCCACAAAACTTTAACAGCAGAAGAAAGAGATACCATCGTTGACTATACAATGCGCATCGCCAAAGCGCTCGGCGTTGTCGGCTTGCTCAACATTCAATATGTCGTTGAAAAAGGCAAAGTCTACGTCTTAGAAGTAAACCCTCGCGCCTCCCGGACCGTTCCTATCTTGTCCAAAGTAACAGCTGTACCGATGGTCAAAGTAGCCATTGAAGTTATGCTTGGCAAAAAGTTAAAAGAGCTTGGTTTTGAAGCCGGTTTGTGGCCAGAAACATCTTACAAAATCGTCAAAGCACCCGTCTTTTCTTTTGAGAAACTAACAGACGTCGATATTTCTTTAGGCCCTGAAATGAAATCGACAGGCGAAGTCATGGGTGTAGACTTTGACCTTTCTTCCGCTCTTTATAAAGCCATGATCGGAATGGGAATGAAGATTCCTACCGGTGGTACACTCCTTCTGTCTGTCGCAGAAAGAGATAAAGAAGAAGCAGTTTATCTCGCACGCCGTTACGCCGAACTAGGCTTTGCAATTATTGCAACCAAACAGACAGCAGAAGCTTTACGCAATGCCGGCGTGGCTGTTTCAGCCGTTGACATTGAAGGGTATGCCATTCAACCCCTCCTGGATCAGATCAAAGATGGCGCCATTTCCTTGATTATCAATACGCCGACTCGTGGTAAGGTAGCGGGGCGTCCAGGCTTTCGAATTCGTAGACAAGCTTCTGAATATCGCGTACCTTGCCTGACTTCTCTAGATACAGCCGGTGCTATGCTAGAAACGATTGCCATGCTTAAAGAAGGCCAGGGGCCTCAACATTTCTCTATGGCTCGCTATCAAAATACCAATTCGGCAAAATGGCAAGAAAAAGTCGCAAAAAT
- the carA gene encoding glutamine-hydrolyzing carbamoyl-phosphate synthase small subunit: protein MSTKKETRTKNAYLLLEDGTIMKGRSFGCQANVTGEVVFNTAMTGYQEILTDPSYCGQIVTMTYPLIGNYGVNANDVESVKPQVRGFLVREACARPSHYRSEKTIEHYLAQQGIPGLEGIDTRALTRRIRQCGALRGAILMGGPEEKVWEGEAIAAKHCGAIMTMDEIRDLVPNEAYQTWKVHLQKLSQHLVSGPHLIEKVTTPQSYVIPGEGFRVAVIDLGIKENILRMLKSLDLQLMVFPAHTKVEEIQAASPQGIFLSNGPGNPKDATAAIEVIKNFLEPQKNIPIFGICLGHQLLSLAFGGDTYKMKFGHRGGNHPVQDLRTGRVYITSQNHGYSIQEESLPEFVEVSHRNVNDGTVEGLRHRHLPVYSVQYHPEAAPGPEDTAFLFDEFIANMEAKAK, encoded by the coding sequence ATGAGTACAAAAAAGGAGACTCGTACCAAAAACGCATACCTGCTTCTAGAAGACGGCACCATTATGAAAGGTCGCTCTTTTGGTTGTCAGGCCAATGTTACAGGCGAAGTCGTATTTAACACGGCGATGACAGGATACCAAGAAATACTAACGGACCCCTCTTACTGCGGTCAGATTGTAACCATGACCTATCCTCTCATCGGGAACTATGGCGTCAATGCCAATGATGTAGAGTCGGTAAAGCCTCAAGTGCGTGGCTTTTTGGTTCGTGAAGCTTGTGCACGACCTTCCCACTATCGCTCTGAAAAAACGATTGAGCACTACCTAGCGCAACAGGGCATTCCAGGTCTAGAAGGCATCGATACCAGGGCTTTGACGCGCCGCATACGCCAATGTGGGGCTTTGCGAGGCGCCATTTTAATGGGAGGCCCTGAAGAAAAAGTCTGGGAAGGCGAAGCCATCGCAGCGAAACATTGTGGTGCCATCATGACGATGGATGAGATTCGGGATCTGGTCCCTAACGAAGCGTATCAGACCTGGAAAGTCCATCTGCAAAAACTTTCTCAGCACCTTGTCTCCGGTCCACACCTGATTGAAAAAGTTACCACACCGCAATCTTATGTGATTCCCGGCGAAGGCTTTCGTGTGGCCGTCATTGATTTAGGAATCAAGGAAAACATTTTGCGCATGTTAAAGAGTCTTGATCTGCAGCTCATGGTTTTCCCCGCTCACACGAAAGTAGAAGAAATTCAAGCAGCTTCACCGCAAGGCATCTTTTTAAGCAATGGTCCTGGCAATCCCAAAGATGCTACGGCAGCCATTGAGGTGATCAAGAATTTTTTAGAGCCCCAGAAGAACATACCAATTTTTGGTATCTGCTTAGGCCATCAATTGCTCTCACTGGCCTTCGGTGGTGATACGTATAAGATGAAATTTGGCCACCGTGGTGGTAACCATCCTGTACAGGATTTGAGAACGGGTCGCGTCTATATTACGTCACAAAATCACGGCTACTCCATTCAAGAAGAGTCTTTGCCCGAGTTTGTTGAAGTAAGTCATCGCAATGTCAATGATGGCACCGTAGAAGGACTGCGTCATCGCCATTTACCTGTCTACTCTGTGCAGTATCACCCGGAAGCGGCTCCGGGTCCTGAAGACACAGCCTTTCTTTTTGATGAATTTATTGCCAACATGGAAGCAAAGGCGAAATAG
- the argC gene encoding N-acetyl-gamma-glutamyl-phosphate reductase, with translation MIRVAIVGSTGYTGAELVRLLSHHREVEIVALTSQSYVDQPYEKVYPSLTDHVGLTCQAQNVEALMADVDAVFLALPHGLSVPWAQEAYRQGKKVIDLGADFRFRQVQTYESWYKTKHEAPELLGQAVYGLPELNRDKIRKSVIVANPGCYPTASILGLAPLLKNKLVNPQKIIIDAKSGISGAGRSAKLGSLYGEVNENVKAYGVATHRHTPEIEQEAAALLGLAPEDITLSFTPHLMPMTRGILATIYCDLQENLSITATEVRQIYKDFYGGEPFIHITEENQWPETKWCYGSNYVFIGLTIDERTKRLIVTTAIDNLVKGAAGQAIQNMNLLFDLPETEGIDRPGIWP, from the coding sequence ATGATTCGAGTTGCAATTGTAGGATCAACAGGCTATACAGGTGCTGAGCTGGTGCGCCTTCTCAGTCATCATCGAGAAGTAGAAATTGTAGCCCTAACATCACAAAGTTATGTCGATCAGCCCTATGAAAAAGTATATCCTAGCTTAACAGACCACGTCGGTCTGACTTGTCAGGCGCAAAATGTAGAAGCTCTCATGGCGGATGTAGATGCCGTTTTTCTTGCGCTACCTCATGGTTTATCTGTTCCCTGGGCGCAGGAAGCCTATCGCCAGGGCAAAAAAGTTATCGATCTAGGCGCCGATTTCCGGTTTCGACAAGTTCAGACCTATGAAAGCTGGTATAAGACAAAGCACGAGGCACCAGAACTATTAGGACAAGCTGTTTATGGTTTACCGGAGCTCAATCGAGATAAGATTCGAAAAAGCGTCATCGTAGCCAATCCAGGTTGCTATCCCACGGCTTCAATTCTGGGGCTGGCACCGCTTTTGAAAAATAAACTCGTCAATCCTCAAAAAATTATTATAGATGCCAAATCAGGCATTTCCGGTGCTGGTCGAAGTGCGAAGTTAGGCTCTTTGTACGGAGAAGTGAACGAGAACGTGAAAGCCTACGGTGTGGCAACCCATCGCCATACACCGGAAATAGAACAAGAAGCAGCCGCCTTGCTCGGTCTTGCACCAGAAGACATAACTCTTTCTTTTACGCCACACCTTATGCCGATGACACGAGGCATCTTAGCTACGATTTATTGTGACTTGCAAGAGAATCTTTCTATTACAGCCACTGAAGTGCGGCAAATTTATAAAGACTTTTATGGGGGAGAACCCTTTATTCATATTACAGAAGAGAATCAGTGGCCAGAGACGAAATGGTGCTACGGTTCCAATTATGTCTTTATCGGTCTAACCATTGATGAAAGAACAAAGCGCCTTATTGTTACGACAGCCATAGATAACCTCGTAAAAGGTGCTGCTGGTCAAGCGATTCAGAATATGAATCTACTCTTTGACCTGCCAGAGACAGAGGGCATTGACAGACCAGGGATTTGGCCGTAA